In Ascaphus truei isolate aAscTru1 chromosome 12, aAscTru1.hap1, whole genome shotgun sequence, the following are encoded in one genomic region:
- the LOC142463881 gene encoding uncharacterized protein LOC142463881, producing MEQVSSPGSASSTLLEEHHGDEDDEYDEDDATEETEIQSCDHEEVPIETVVPPNRPSTSTYDAIVASEGKIVDAENRRHSDMMTVLERMIGLQEETVSQLAHLHRVFIEVPKQLQKINTSFEALVVQQTQANYWRMTNVPQFNTSQPGSVHAGQFSPHSSDIHSPGPNVTGQVADIAVQVPDDILPLPSVQIQQQTPTKEATKTKQDTHETDQPSLVQCLPTCSHVSLGTSPVREQSLPKSPVGESLPKSPVGESLPKSPVGESLPKSPVGESLPKSPVGESLATSPVGESLATSPVGEQSLATSPAREVPEATQSGSVVPKVGGKRKRKIQETTSRPVTRSQKEQKK from the exons atggaacaagtgtcttcacctgggtcagccagctcaacactactagaag aacatcatggtgatgaggatgatgagtatgatgaggatgacgccacagaagagactgaaatacaatcatgtgaccatgaagaggtgccaatagaaactgttgtaccgccaaatcgtccatcaacttccacatacgatgcaattgtagcttcagagggaaaaatagtggacgcagaaaatcgtcgccattcagacatgatgacagtgctggaaaggatgattggactgcaggaagaaacagtatcacaattggcacatctccacagagtcttcattgaagtgcctaaacagttgcaaaaaatcaacacctcattcgaagcattagttgttcagcaaacacaagctaattactggagaatgactaatgtaccacaattcaacacctcccagccaggatctgttcatgcaggtcagttttcaccacattcatctgatattcattcaccaggcccaaatgttaccggtcaagtagcagacattgctgtgcaggttcctgatgacatcctaccgctgccatctgtacaaattcagcagcagacacctacaaaggaggcgacaaaaacaaaacaagacacacatgaaacagaccaaccatcacttgtgcagtgtctaccaacttgctcacatgtgtcactgggcacaagccctgtccgtgaacagtcactacccaaaagccctgtaggtgagtcgctgcccaaaagccctgtaggtgaatcgctgcccaaaagccctgtaggtgaatcgctgcccaaaagccctgtaggtgaatcactgcccaaaagccctgtaggtgagtcactggccacaagccctgtaggtgagtcactggccacaagccccgtaggtgaacagtcactggccacaagccctgcccgtgaagtgccagaggccactcaaagtggctctgttgtgcctaaagttggtggcaaaagaaaaaggaaaattcaagagacaacaagcaggcctgttactcgctcgcaaaaggaacaaaaaaaataa